The following proteins are co-located in the Sporolactobacillus pectinivorans genome:
- a CDS encoding DUF3173 domain-containing protein: MNELITKDDLIKKGYSKYTAVNIIRQAKQIMVQQGYPFYNNKRLGRVPKETVESILGCELELEKNTRG, from the coding sequence ATGAATGAATTAATAACCAAAGATGATTTAATTAAAAAAGGATACTCTAAATATACGGCTGTTAATATCATTAGACAGGCAAAACAAATTATGGTACAACAAGGATATCCATTTTACAATAATAAGCGTTTAGGGCGTGTGCCAAAAGAGACTGTTGAATCGATTCTAGGATGTGAACTAGAATTGGAGA